In Cynocephalus volans isolate mCynVol1 chromosome 13, mCynVol1.pri, whole genome shotgun sequence, a genomic segment contains:
- the LOC134361731 gene encoding disintegrin and metalloproteinase domain-containing protein 25-like yields the protein MTVGEALVHVRITLLLLCLGVFLFLFKWPQIGHSQPHNPPEVVIPLKVTGTASSMKAPGWFSYSLYFGGQRHIIHLKVTKHLVSRYFSVFTYTDQGALVEEQPFVQNDCYYHGFVEGDPESIVALSTCSGGFQGLLLINDIAYEIKPKRFSATFEHLIYKTDNEETQFPPRRCGLTEEEIARQLELQKRDNSTLMQSAYEGWWTHKWFVELAVVVDHERFLHRESNISNVQLEAEIIVHIIDAFYTSLKIDVVLLGIEIWNKGNVLATDDIEVLLRTFCQWKRVSLNSRIQHDVAHIFVKKGFGIHLGLAYVGTVCNIFSNCGVDSFLHDRLLQFAFIVTHEIGHNLGMLHDVNPCTCGHSTCIMFPTETPSSRFSNCSYDKLVETSVRTICMRNAPRPGDIFTLKRCGNGVVEEGEQCDCGTLQLCTRDPCCSANCTLKAGAACAFGLCCKDCQFMPSGTVCREKANECDLPEWCNGASHNCPADVHVQDGVHCMGGGYCYEKRCNIRDEQCRQIFGKKAKSANQSCYREMNIRGDRFGHCGLNGSTYVKCQVPDILCGRVQCENVTEIPLLTDHSTVHWAHSNGVTCWSTDYHFGMTIPDIGEVKDGTECGAEHVCIHRRCVPMSLWSSSCSPETCNMKGVCNNKHHCHCSSEWDPPDCLTAGSGGSVDSGPPPRRKVETQSEVKRKYLTLLLWIPFLLTLWSTHYINIFYIFQLFFVLFSCFLFFIFF from the exons ATGACTGTGGGTGAGGCCCTGGTGCATGTGAGGATCACTCTACTCCTGCTCTGCCTGGGGGTGTTTCTGTTCCTTTTCAAATGGCCCCAGATTGGGCACTCCCAACCCCATAACCCCCCAGAAGTGGTGATACCCTTGAAGGTAACTGGCACTGCCAGCAGCATGAAGGCTCCAGGCTGGTTCTCCTATAGCCTGTACTTTGGGGGCCAGAGACACATTATCCACTTGAAAGTCACGAAGCATTTGGTGTCCAGATATTTCTCTGTGTTTACCTACACAGACCAGGGTGCCCTCGTTGAGGAACAGCCTTTTGTCCAGAATGACTGCTACTATCATGGATTTGTGGAAGGGGACCCAGAATCCATTGTTGCTCTTAGCACCTGTTCTGGGGGCTTTCAAGGATTGCTCCTGATAAATGACATCGCTTATGAAATCAAGCCCAAAAGGTTTTCTGCCACGTTTGAACACCTAATATATAAGACCGATAATGAGGAAACACAATTTCCACCCAGGAGATGTGGattaacagaagaagaaatagcACGACAATTGGAGCTTCAAAAGAGGGATAATTCCACTCTGATGCAAAGTGCCTATGAGGGCTGGTGGACCCACAAATGGTTTGTTGAACTGGCGGTGGTGGTAGACCATGAACGATTCCTTCATCGGGAAAGTAATATCTCAAATGTACAGTTGGAAGCAGAAATTATTGTCCATATAATAGATGCCTTTTATACTTCATTAAAAATTGATGTGGTTTTACTTGGAATTGAGATCTGGAATAAAGGAAACGTCTTGGCAACAGATGACATAGAAGTTCTCCTGCGGACGTTTTGCCAATGGAAGAGAGTCAGCCTTAATTCCCGCATTCAACATGATGTTGCacatatttttgtaaagaaaggaTTTGGTATACATCTTGGCTTAGCCTATGTTGGAACAGTATGTAATATTTTTTCTAACTGTGGAGTTGATAGTTTCCTGCATGACAGATTACTTCAATTTGCATTCATTGTTACACATGAGATTGGTCATAATTTGGGTATGCTTCATGATGTAAACCCATGTACATGTGGGCACAGCACATGCATAATGTTTCCAACAGAAACACCCTCAAGTAGATTCAGCAACTGCAGTTATGATAAGTTGGTGGAAACCTCTGTGCGAACAATATGTATGCGCAATGCACCACGTCCAGGGGACATCTTCACACTGAAGCGCTGTGGGAATGGTGTGGTTGAAGAAGGAGAGCAGTGTGACTGTGGAACCTTGCAGTTGTGTACTAGAGATCCCTGTTGTTCGGCAAACTGCACTCTGAAAGCTGGGGcagcttgtgcttttgggctttgTTGCAAAGACTGCCAGTTCATGCCATCGGGCACAGTCTGTAGAGAAAAGGCCAATGAATGTGATCTTCCAGAGTGGTGCAATGGAGCCTCGCATAACTGTCCAGCAGATGTGCATGTGCAGGACGGGGTCCATTGCATGGGTGGTGGCTACTGCTATGAAAAGAGATGCAATATCCGTGATGAACAGTGTAGGCAAATTTTTGGCAAAAAGGCCAAGAGTGCAAATCAGAGTTGCTACAGGGAAATGAACATCCGAGGTGACCGTTTTGGTCACTGTGGTTTGAATGGCTCTACATATGTAAAGTGTCAGGTCCCAGATATCCTGTGTGGGAGAGTTCAGTGTGAGAACGTGACAGAAATTCCTCTTCTGACAGATCATTCTACTGTGCATTGGGCTCACTCCAATGGTGTCACCTGCTGGAGTACCGACTATCATTTTGGGATGACCATACCTGATATAGGTGAAGTGAAAGATGGCACAGAGTGTGGTGCAGAACACGTGTGCATCCACAGGCGGTGTGTTCCTATGTCACTTTGGAGCAGTTCTTGTTCACCTGAGACCTGCAATATGAAAGGGGTCTGCAACAATAAACATCACTGCCACTGCAGCTCTGAGTGGGACCCCCCGGACTGCCTGACAGCTGGCAGTGGAGGTAGTGTTGATAGTGGCCCACCCCCTCGGAGAAAAGTGGAAACCCAAAGTGAGGTAAAGAGAAAGTACCTCACACTACTTCTTTGGATTCCTTTTTTGCTCACGCTTTGGT CAACTCACtacattaatattttctatatttttcaactgttctttgttcttttttcctgttttttattttttattttcttttag